The genomic interval CCAGGGGCGATCGCTTCCAGCAGGCAATTTCTCCGCTCCTCCAGCCTAACAATGGGTACCTTTACCTGGATTGGGCAACCAGCCAACCGCTGTTAGAACAGCAATTTCCGCTCCTCAAGGTGGTTAACGTGGCAGGTCAACCCCTCCTGAAGCATCTTCAATCTTTAACAATCAGTAGCTATGGTAGCCAGTCTGGTGTGCAGCGGGGAGGCGTGTTTATTAAGCTTTCCTAGGCCGCTGTCCATCAAAAATGGAGAATGGGAAATTAGGAATTACAGCGGTTTTTAGCTCAGTAAGCCCCAGTATTGGGAAGGGGGGTAGGGTGGGGTTAATCTCAAGGAAACCGACTGTAAAACCCATCTGAGTCATGGTTTGCTCCAATCCAATTCATAATTCTCCATTCTCAATTGATGATTCTCGCTAGAACGCCGGTACAGAAACCGGGTTTCTTCTCTGAGATGCTCAAGTTTTGTTGAATATCCTCACCAGAAACCCGGTTTCTCGAAATACTGTACCGATGCTCTAGATTGGGAGTGTCCTGCTTCAATCTAATGTAACCGATCTCCTGATGCTGAAGTCCCAACAGGTTCTACAAGAACGCTATTGTCTCCAGGAACGCCTTGGACAAACCGGTAGCGGGCGGCAAACCTGGTTAGCAACAGATTTGCAATCCTCAGAGAATGAATCGGTTATTCTCAAACTGCTGGCATTTAACCCCCAAATGCAGTGGGAAGATATCAAATTGTTTGAGCGGGAAAGCCAGGTACTCAAGAATTTGGATCATCCCCGGATTCCCAAATATCGAGATTATTTTGCGATCGACGGGGAAGCCGGAGAAGGGTTACCCTGGTTTGTTCTGGTTCAGGAATATATTCCCGGTCTATCCCTGAAGAATTTATTGGATCAGGGAAAACAGTTCAGCGAGGCTCAGGTCGATCTACCTGGCTCAGGATATCCTGGAAATCCTGATTTACCTGCACGAACTCAGCCCGCCTGTGATTCATCGGGATATCAAACCCAGCAATCTGATTTTAGGTTCAGACAGACGGTTCTATCTGGTCGATTTTGGAGCCGTGCAAGAACGGGCAAAAGCGGAGGGGGTTAGCTTTACAGTAGTTGGGACGAGTGGCTACGCTGCACCTGAGCAATTATGGGGCAGAACCGTTGCTTCCTCCGATTTGTATGCATTGGGAGCAACCCTGGTGTATCTGTTGACGGGAATCCCTCCAGGAGAATTACCCCAGCGTAATCTGCGGATTCAGTTTCGCGATCGCCTCAGCCTCAGCCCCAACTTCGCCGATTGGCTGGAACAATTACTCGACCCCAATCTGGAACAACGCTTCAGCAGCGCTTGTCAAGCCCTGGAAGCACTGGAAAATGGGCAGAACTCCCTGTCCCTGGTGCTGGAAAATGACCAGCACAAAGCCCAGTACGGACGATTAGCGATGTTAACGCTATTTGGCGTAGTTTTTGGGGGGATTCTGATTTTCTGGACAATTTCAACCAAATTTTCAGCCATTAACAACACTGCCACCCCTCCCCAAGGGCAAAAAGGCGTCGAAAGAATTTTTCCCTAGGCAGTGTTTTAAAACCCTTAGATCCTCCCTAACCCTCCTTAAAAAGGAGGGAACCGAGCCTTTCAAAGTCCCCCTTTTCAAGGGGGATTAGGGGGATCACCCCCAGCATCAATTAACGAACCAGAAGTTTTAAAACACGTCCTAGGATCGGGGATTGAATAAATCCGCCCAATCCAGGGGCAGGTTGAGCACACTGATTAAAACCCTGCGAGGGTTTAACAGCAAACCTCGCGGGTGCATATCACCTTTACACCCTCACCCTAAATCCCTCTCCTTGGGGAGAGGGATTTTTAATCCTGCTCCCTTCTCCCTGGGGAGAAGGGTTGGGGATGAGGGCAAATCAGAAACTGCAAAAGTGACATGCTCCCAACCTCGCCCCTACGAATGATCGAACTGTAATCCCCATTCCTGAAAGGGCACCCTGGTGAATAAATTTGGCACCCGCTTTAGTTCCCTACATTAATCCCCAGATAGGTTCTACCCATGTAGCGAGCAAGCCGTTTGAGTGGGCTATTGCTGCCGATGGCACTTGTGTTGTCGCTTGCCGACAGCCCCAATAACCGGGCAAAATCACTATCGGATAGTTCACCCTTTTGATGCTGCTGAAAGGCATCAACGACTGTAATCAAATCATCGACAGAGAATGCAAACCCGTTTTTGGCAGCAAACTCAGCTACAACTGGAGCGCGTTCGCCCTTTAACGCTTCTGATTCTGCGGCATCGAGTTCTACTTCACTGCTAATATTGCCATCCCCAACGCCCAGCAGTGTTTCAAGCTGTTGGCGTAGCGCTTTATCTTCAGCCGTTTTCTGCATAAAGCGTAATACTGTTGCAGTCGCCATATAAAAATACCCTGGTTGCTAGTCCGCCAAGATCATAGCAAGAGTGAATCAAATTCTCGATTAATAAAAACTGAAGCTTGAAACCCCCGTAAGGAGGGTATTGGTCGTAACATTTGGGATGAAAGCGTGCAAGGTTCAAGAAGTGCAACCCTGGAAATAGAACGATTTTCCGGCGATTGAGAATTAATTTATAAACTTCCATAATCCCCCATAAGTCTCTAAAATCCAAAGTTATGGAATGGTTCTGTCTTCTTTATGCAGAAAATTGCAGTGCTGGATGACGATGAGCGTTGGTGTCTTGCAATCAAGCGATTCTTCAGAAATGATTTTGAAGTCGTGACGTTTACCAATGCTCAAAGTTTTCTAGACTCTGCCATTGAATCCTACGATGCCGTTATTATTGATTTTGCAATTTCACCAACATTACGCTACGAACGGCAGGTCAGTGGCATCGAAATCATCAACCAGCTAAAAGAGCAGCTAGAACATCCGCCTATGATCATTTTGACTTCTGCGTTTTTCAGCAGGCACGACTCTGATGTTGATGAAAAACTTAGATCCATTGCAGACGCAATTCTGCCCAAGGATCTGGGATTGGATGAAATTTTAAAGATGATTAAGAGGCAATTGGCTAATTAATACAGGGATCTTCTCACTGCTGCTCTAATCGCGCCCCCAAAATTTTGCTCGAATCCTTAATTCTCATTGCCTAACTTTTCCGTTTCACCATTCTTCCCTTTCAAATTAAGTAACTCCTGAAGCGATGCCAGAAGATTGATCTTAGTTGAGGAAATTTCTCCCGCAGGGTTCAGGAGGAAATCCCAACACACATTCACCAGAAATAGAGATGTTTGCACCTTGCCTACAATCTGGAACTCGGTAAAACCATTCTCCTGAGATTTGCTGGTTCCTTTCTGAGGGTGCAGAACTAACCCCTGGGCTTCTTTTTCGAGGTAAGCGGCGATCGCTGCCCTGCCCTCAATCGCAGCTTCAAACGGCGGCACTAAGATACCATCCTCGCCAAACAGATTGCTGGTAGCCGTAAACTCCCCCTGATTCAGGGTTTGAAAGTAGCGCAGAACAACTGGTTCATCAATCCCTTCAATTCTGGTTTCAGAAGCAATTGAGGCGGTTTCAATCTCAGGAGAAATTTGAACTGAAGACGGCGGAGAATTTGCGTGTTTCATCTTGCTCGGTGGTAGGTAGTAGGTGACAGGTGATGCGTACTCAGGGATGAGAGATGATTAATTTCCTTAACATCTGACACCTGTTTTAGTCTGCCCATTCCAAAGTAGGCGAAGGACTCACTCCTGAGATAGGTCACACAAGCGGAATTGAGGATTTTAGATTGAAAACTGTGTAAGTTTTAATCGGTGGCATCCGGCGAGAAGGAAGAATTGATCGGGAAACTCAGTCCCATAACCCTACACCCCACACCCCATCCCCTATCCCCTTACCCCTATGAATTCCCCAACTGACCTGAGTTTCAAAATTAAACAAAAGGCGCTGGAACTAGGATTCCATAAGGTTGGGATTGCTGCTGTAAACGATCGAAATGAACCCTCTGATCCCGGTTTGCAAGCCTGGTTGAACCAGGGGTACCAGGCAGAGATGACCTGGATGGAGAATCCTAAACGACACGATATTCGCCTGGTGATGCCGGAAGTGAAGTCGATCGTTTGTGTTGCGCTCAACTATTACACGGATCACAAGCATGCGGAAGGTCAGGAATACGCCAAAATCTCTCGCTATGGCTGGGGGCAAGATTATCACAAAGTTTTACATAAAAAATTAAAAACGCTGTCAGGGTGGATTCAGAGTCAGGGAGACCGTATTCAGGCTCGCTACTACGCCGATACGGGACCTGTTCAGGACAAGGTTTGGGCAGAACGGGCAGGGATTGGGTGGATTGCCAAGAATGGCAACGTAATTACACGAGACTACGGTTCATGGGTGTTTCTAGGCGAAATTCTCACTAATCTGGAACTGGTTCCCGATCGTCCCCATACCGCCCACTGCGGCACCTGTACCCGCTGTATCGATGCCTGTCCTACCCAGGCAATTCCCCAACCCTCCGTGGTGGATGCCAATCGTTGTATTGCCTATCACACCATTGAAAATCGGGCAGAACACTTACCAGCAGCGATCGTTCCCCATCTTCAGGGATGGGTTGCTGGCTGTGATATTTGTCAGGATGTGTGCCCCTGGAATCAACGCTTTGCCCAACCCACAGATGTAGAAGATTTCCAACCCTACCCCTGGAACCTTGTGCCAAGGCTAACTGAACTGGCGAGTTTATCAGATGAGGAGCACAATCAACGATTCACAGGCTCGGCGCTACGGCGCATTAAACCCTGGATGCTGCGCCGCAATGCCCAGGCAAATTTGGAGCAGGGGGAGGGGGAGTGATGAATTATGAGTTTTGAGTTTTGAGTTTTGAATTGGGGAACGGGGAATGGCTTTTCTCCGCTATTGACCCGCTCTCCTTCACTTTCTACCCTCGACCCTCTGCCCACGACTGAATTAATTAGTCGCAAAAGCTTAAGAAAATCTAAATTCATTGAGAAATCCTGAAATTTTGTTACCTTCCTTAACAAGACACGTTATATTTACTTCATGAGATCAAGTATTTTATTAGGCTAAACCGGACTCTATGTCCCAGCAAATCGTCTTTGTTCAAGCCCCTTCTGAGTCTCTGCAACGGTTGCAAGCAGAGAACGCGCAACTTCAGCGCTATCTGGCAGCTCAAAGGTCAGTGATTGCGTCGTTGGAGCGCCGCGCTGGGCGATCGCTGGAATCGATGGGGGTTCATGTTAAGCAGTTGACCAGCGCATTTACCGACCCCGTGAAGTGGGATCAGCATTTAGAGTCCATGCAGAATGAGGTCGATCGGCTCTGTGATCTCATTTCGGATGCGCTACTGTTACAAAAGTTGGAGGCGGGAAAGGTTGACCTTAAGCTGGAACCGTTAAATCTCAAACTTGTGTTGTCATCCATCAGTCGCCATCTGCTCGATCCAAAAGATGGCTCTGCAACCCGGTTTGTTAGCAAGGTTGACCCAGCCCTCCCCATCGCCCTGGTCGATCAGGAACTTACCGAAGCCGTTCTGATGGATCTTTTAGCCAGGGGCTTAAAATACTCTGATGCCAGTTTTCCCGTCGTTTTAGAAGCAGAGCAGGTTGACGATCGGGTGCATGTCTGTGTAACAGCTCCAAAGATTTGCTCCTCCTGGGAATAAGGATTTTGCTACAGAAATCATCCTCTGCTGCCGCAGAATAGAAGTTCAGGGTGGTGAGATAAACTGCCAACCGCGCCCCGATGGTTTGCAAACAGTCACAATCGCTCTAAGGATTGCGAATTAAATAACATCGCTATTTATTCTGTACGGGCGCAGCTTTCGGTCAATCATAGTCATTTTTACCAGCCCCTCAGGTTAGCCTTAAGCTTGCCAGCAACCAGCGGCTGCCGTTCAGTAGGTAGAACCCACCCACCAGTAGAAGCGTCAAACTGGCAATGCGGGTAATCATTTCCGAATGGGTTAAGAGTCCACGTGTTTGCTTGAT from Kovacikia minuta CCNUW1 carries:
- a CDS encoding serine/threonine-protein kinase, with protein sequence MLKSQQVLQERYCLQERLGQTGSGRQTWLATDLQSSENESVILKLLAFNPQMQWEDIKLFERESQVLKNLDHPRIPKYRDYFAIDGEAGEGLPWFVLVQEYIPGLSLKNLLDQGKQFSEAQVDLPGSGYPGNPDLPARTQPACDSSGYQTQQSDFRFRQTVLSGRFWSRARTGKSGGG
- a CDS encoding serine/threonine protein kinase is translated as MIHRDIKPSNLILGSDRRFYLVDFGAVQERAKAEGVSFTVVGTSGYAAPEQLWGRTVASSDLYALGATLVYLLTGIPPGELPQRNLRIQFRDRLSLSPNFADWLEQLLDPNLEQRFSSACQALEALENGQNSLSLVLENDQHKAQYGRLAMLTLFGVVFGGILIFWTISTKFSAINNTATPPQGQKGVERIFP
- a CDS encoding response regulator, producing MQKIAVLDDDERWCLAIKRFFRNDFEVVTFTNAQSFLDSAIESYDAVIIDFAISPTLRYERQVSGIEIINQLKEQLEHPPMIILTSAFFSRHDSDVDEKLRSIADAILPKDLGLDEILKMIKRQLAN
- a CDS encoding nuclear transport factor 2 family protein, with the translated sequence MKHANSPPSSVQISPEIETASIASETRIEGIDEPVVLRYFQTLNQGEFTATSNLFGEDGILVPPFEAAIEGRAAIAAYLEKEAQGLVLHPQKGTSKSQENGFTEFQIVGKVQTSLFLVNVCWDFLLNPAGEISSTKINLLASLQELLNLKGKNGETEKLGNEN
- the queG gene encoding tRNA epoxyqueuosine(34) reductase QueG, whose amino-acid sequence is MNSPTDLSFKIKQKALELGFHKVGIAAVNDRNEPSDPGLQAWLNQGYQAEMTWMENPKRHDIRLVMPEVKSIVCVALNYYTDHKHAEGQEYAKISRYGWGQDYHKVLHKKLKTLSGWIQSQGDRIQARYYADTGPVQDKVWAERAGIGWIAKNGNVITRDYGSWVFLGEILTNLELVPDRPHTAHCGTCTRCIDACPTQAIPQPSVVDANRCIAYHTIENRAEHLPAAIVPHLQGWVAGCDICQDVCPWNQRFAQPTDVEDFQPYPWNLVPRLTELASLSDEEHNQRFTGSALRRIKPWMLRRNAQANLEQGEGE
- a CDS encoding sensor histidine kinase — its product is MSQQIVFVQAPSESLQRLQAENAQLQRYLAAQRSVIASLERRAGRSLESMGVHVKQLTSAFTDPVKWDQHLESMQNEVDRLCDLISDALLLQKLEAGKVDLKLEPLNLKLVLSSISRHLLDPKDGSATRFVSKVDPALPIALVDQELTEAVLMDLLARGLKYSDASFPVVLEAEQVDDRVHVCVTAPKICSSWE